Part of the Patescibacteria group bacterium genome, AAAAAAGTCCGGAAGATACTATCCCGAACTTTTACGAAAATACTATTTGGATCAGGCGGCAAGAAAAAAATCTTCCGCCCGAGGCCTTTTGGGAAACCTCTGCGACAATCTAATCCGATCTGAACTCTCGGCATAGAAAGAATCCACAAAAACACTGACAAAAGATCCCTCCTTTATGCCTGTGATACTCCCCCCTGCAACGAATTTTGTCTTCATATTACTGATATGCAACAGCCCTTCAACTCCCGGAAAAATTTCTATGAAGACCCCGAAGTTAAAAATCCGGCTCACTTTCCCTTTAAAAATCTGTCCGACTTTCGGACCGTTAACAAGCAAGTCAATACATTTCTTAGCCATCTCTATATCGCCTTGGCCGTTATTCTCTGCTAAAATAAAGATAACCCCATTATCCTTTATAAAAAGCTGAACTTTGCATATTCTCCTGATGGCATTAATTGATTTGCCGCCGATTCCGAGAATTTTTCCGATAGATCCAGCCGGGATCTTTACCACGCCGACTTTTGAGCCAAAAAAAAGTTTCCCGAACAACTCAAGGAAAAACCTCTTGAGAATAAACCAGAGCTTGTCCATCGCTATCCTCCTTAAGCGAAAAATGAGAAATAACTCCGTTAAAGAACCATCTAACTTTCTTCTAAACTAACAATAATTTTAAATTTTGTCAACATGACTCAAATCTATCTTTACACGCTTTTAAGCGTCACTATCGTTTCTCTCTTGTCTTTTATTGGCGCTCTGTCCCTGGCTTTAAGCCCGGAAAAGCTGAAAAAAATTACCATGTTTTTCGTAAGCCTTTCCGCCGGCACTTTACTCGGCGACAGTTTTTTCCATCTCCTGCCGGAAGCGATTGAGGAGTCCGAGGGGCTGCTTATTTGGCTTATGGCTATGGGCGGGATTATTATTTTTTTCATCTTAGAAAAAATAATCTGCTGGCGGCATTGCCATATCCCAACTTCGCCGGACCATCCCCATCCTTTGGGGATGATGAACTTGGTCGGCGACGGCCTGCATAATTTCATTGACGGCCTGGTTATCGCCGGTTCCTTTTTAATCAACCCGACTTTGGGGCTGGCAACAAGTTTGGCGGTTATCGCCCATGAAATCCCCCAGGAAATCGGGGATTTCGGCGTTCTAATCCATGCCGGCTATTCCCGGGCTAGAGCTTTATTTTTTAATTTTTTCTCCGCCTTACTGGCTGTCTTAGGCGCTTTAATTACTTTAATCATCGGTCCGCAAGTAGAAAATTTTTCCGCCTTTATTATCCCCTTTACCGCCGGCGGGTTTATTTATATTGCTACGGCAGATTTGATTCCGGAGCTTAAAAAAGATTCCCGGCCTTGGCAATCTTTAAGCCAATTATTGTTTATTCTTGCCGGCCTTGGCATTATGCTCGGCTTAAAATATTGGCTTGAATAAATTTTTTATACAAAAAAAGCGCTTCCAAGGCGTTTTTTTATTTAGGAAAATATTTTAAAATTTATTCTTTTAAAAATTTTTTTATTGTTTTTAATAACTCCCCGTAATCAACTTCCTTAAAATCCGTTGTATCTATCGCCAAAGTCCTGCCTCTTATCTTGGGCGGAGGCGAAAACCCCCTGATAATTTTTCGCTTTAATTCTTTTTCTCTTAAATGGTCTAAATAACCGGGATGCCTGCGCTTTGACGACATTTTTTTCCGATATCTTTCCCAAAGTGTCTGCCCTGAAGCTTTAAGATTAATTTGTAAGCACTTAAATTTATGCTGTTTTTGCAGTTTTTGTATTCTTAATCTAATCCCCTTTGACCAAAAAGTTGAATCTATTATTAAATTCTGGCCGCAACCAAGAAATAATTTTAAAACTTTAAACATCAGAAAAAAACTGACTTTTCTGTTTTTATTAAATGTTTCTAAATCAAAACAGCCAAAAGCGTCATATAAAATTTCTCTTATCGGATCGCAATTAATAACCGGCAACTGAAAATTCTTTGCCAGTGTCCTGGCTAGGGTGGTTTTGCCCGTACAGGGCGGTCCGGATATTAAAATCACCTTTGAAACGGACATATGTTTTGATAAAAATGGCGGGGGATTATTTCCGCCAAAAGCGGACAAGCGCTCATCCGCAAATCAAACTCAATATATGGCGGAAGGGCAGGGATTCGAACCCCGGGAACCCGTGAAGGACCAACAGTTTTTCCGCCAAGGGCGAATCCCTGTCTGCCTCTGGCATGAAGCCTCTGGCTGGCAAGACCCCGTAAGAAAGCGGAGGGGGCGAGATTCGAACTCGCGGACCACTTTCATGGTCAACAGTTTTCAAGACTGTCTCCTTAAACCGCTCAGACACCCCTCCATATAAAAATATGAAACTATTAAATTTGTAAAGTTTTTCCGCCAAGGGCGAATCCCTGTCTGCCTCTGGCATGAAGCCTCTGGCTGACAAGACTGTCCTGCCTGCCCCGTTATTGCGAAACAATTTTCGGGGTTCGACCGCTCTGGCATCCCTCCCGATTACTGAATAGTCAAGATTATGATTTTTTGGTTAACTTCACCCGCTTTTACTTCTACTGCCTGGGCTTCCGGATTTTTTACATTTTTCGGGAAGTTATTGTCGTTGAAAAAAATAAAATAATTGCCCGATTTTATATCAAAAACCGCTAAGCCGTTATCATCGCTTATGGCCACTCCGCCAATCGGCGGCGGTCCAGGTTCTTCGGCCACATCAACTTCCACATTGTTCAAAGGCCGGCCATCATCCATTTTTAGAATTACTTCCAGCCGAGCATCGCCTTGAATCCCCTTGTCTTCTAAAATTGGCAGGTTGAACTGACTACTTAATTGGCTTCTGGCAAAAATGTTTAAGGGGAAAAAATTGCCCAAAGCATAACCGGCAACCAGGCAAATTATTACAGTTAAAATTAAAGTCGTTTTTTTCATAAATTTGTATAAAAATTTATAAATAACAAAAAAATTTACTTTACACAAAATGCCTCTTGATAAAAGCCCGCCCGGAGCCAGGTTTTAGATATTTTTCAAATTTAAAGGCTATGTATTTATCTTTAAAAAAATAACAACGTAATTTTATCACCCTTATATTTTTTGTTGCCATGACACGCCCTTTTTTATGTCCTTCCAATCTATTCTTTAAATCATCCGCGCAACCTATGTGGAGTTTATTGTTTTTACAATCTAAAATATGCGCATACCACATAAAATAATAGGCGAACCACGCCTTCACGCGCTTGGCGGACTTTGTCCGCCGAAGCGCGCTACGGCGCGCGAAGGCGGAGAGAGAGGGATTCGAAGACTCCTCGGTGCCGAAACGGGGAGAGGCTTCTCTCAACTCTCTTCCCTCTCTTATGGCGAAATGAGGCTTTAGGCCCCATTTCGCCATAAGTGCGGAGAGAGAGGGATTCGAACCCTCGGAACCCGTTAAGGTTCAACACCTTAGCAGGGTGCTGCTTTCAACCACTCAGCCATCTCTCCATCGTTATTCACAAAAACACGAAAACACAAAAACATTTAAAATTACTATCGTTTGTTTTCGTATTTTAATGTTTTCGTGTTTTCTTGTTTTGTGCTATAATAAATATATAAGATAAAATCAATGTTGTCAATCTTAAAATATGCCTAAAAATCAAGAAAAATCAAGGGAATCGGAGCTAAAAAATATTGGCTGGCAGGTACCGGAATACGACAAACTTAATAAGGGCGGCGGCTGGTATATTTTTTACGGCATCTTGGGCCTTTCGCTTATTCTTTATTCTTTTTTTTCCGGTAATTTTCTCTTTGCCGTTATTATCATAATCGCCGCTATTGTTATTATCCTGCGCGACGGCCAGGAACCGGATTTAATAAAAATCTCTTTAACCGAAGAAGGGGTGATAGTGGGAAAAAAATTTCATGACTATGATGACTTAAAAAATTTTTCCATCGTCTACAAGCCAAAGCAGGCAATAAAAAATTTATATTTTGAATTTAACAACCCTTTGCGTCCGAGACTGTCTATCCCTTTGGAAAAAATGAATCCCTTGCTGATTCGAAAAAATTTATTAAGGTATCTGCCGGAAGATTTAGACAGAACCGACCGGCCCCTTTCCGAGGAACTGGCCAAATTATTAAAATTATAAGGTTAAAAAATATTTTTTGAAATAAAAATTTTA contains:
- a CDS encoding ATP-binding protein, whose amino-acid sequence is MSVSKVILISGPPCTGKTTLARTLAKNFQLPVINCDPIREILYDAFGCFDLETFNKNRKVSFFLMFKVLKLFLGCGQNLIIDSTFWSKGIRLRIQKLQKQHKFKCLQINLKASGQTLWERYRKKMSSKRRHPGYLDHLREKELKRKIIRGFSPPPKIRGRTLAIDTTDFKEVDYGELLKTIKKFLKE
- a CDS encoding S1 RNA-binding domain-containing protein; this encodes MDKLWFILKRFFLELFGKLFFGSKVGVVKIPAGSIGKILGIGGKSINAIRRICKVQLFIKDNGVIFILAENNGQGDIEMAKKCIDLLVNGPKVGQIFKGKVSRIFNFGVFIEIFPGVEGLLHISNMKTKFVAGGSITGIKEGSFVSVFVDSFYAESSDRIRLSQRFPKRPRAEDFFLAA
- a CDS encoding GIY-YIG nuclease family protein, encoding MAKWGLKPHFAIREGRELREASPRFGTEESSNPSLSAFARRSALRRTKSAKRVKAWFAYYFMWYAHILDCKNNKLHIGCADDLKNRLEGHKKGRVMATKNIRVIKLRCYFFKDKYIAFKFEKYLKPGSGRAFIKRHFV
- a CDS encoding ZIP family metal transporter codes for the protein MTQIYLYTLLSVTIVSLLSFIGALSLALSPEKLKKITMFFVSLSAGTLLGDSFFHLLPEAIEESEGLLIWLMAMGGIIIFFILEKIICWRHCHIPTSPDHPHPLGMMNLVGDGLHNFIDGLVIAGSFLINPTLGLATSLAVIAHEIPQEIGDFGVLIHAGYSRARALFFNFFSALLAVLGALITLIIGPQVENFSAFIIPFTAGGFIYIATADLIPELKKDSRPWQSLSQLLFILAGLGIMLGLKYWLE